Proteins co-encoded in one Cyanobacteria bacterium QS_8_64_29 genomic window:
- the pgk gene encoding phosphoglycerate kinase has product MAKQTVANLSASDLAGKRVLVRADFNVPFDDSGNITDDTRIRAALPTIRDLMGKQARVVLCSHMGRPKGQVKDDLRLDPIARRLSELLGQAVVKCNDCIGEEVASKIGGLQNGQVALLENLRFHAEEEANDAEFARQLAANADAYVNDAFGTAHRAHASTEGVTHHLSPCVGGYLIEKELAYLQNAIEQPQRPFAAIVGGSKVSSKIGVISTLLEKCDKLLIGGGMSFTFYKARGYSVGSSLVEEEKLDMAKDLELQARSRGVTFMLPTDAVVADRFANDANTQTVSADAIPEGWMGLDIGPDTVEAYKQALSDCRSAIWNGPMGVFEMEAFAAGTEAIARTLADLTSSQGLTSIIGGGDSVAAVENMGVAERMSHISTGGGASLELIEGRELPGIAALDNA; this is encoded by the coding sequence ATGGCCAAACAAACTGTAGCAAATTTGTCGGCGTCCGATTTGGCTGGCAAGCGCGTGTTGGTACGCGCTGACTTCAACGTCCCGTTTGACGACAGCGGCAACATCACAGACGACACCCGCATTCGCGCGGCCCTCCCCACCATCCGCGACCTGATGGGCAAGCAGGCCCGGGTGGTGCTGTGCAGCCACATGGGCCGCCCCAAAGGGCAAGTCAAGGACGATCTGCGCCTGGATCCCATCGCGCGGCGGCTCTCGGAGCTGCTAGGGCAAGCCGTTGTCAAGTGCAACGACTGCATTGGCGAGGAAGTAGCGAGCAAGATTGGCGGGTTGCAAAACGGGCAGGTCGCGCTGCTGGAGAACCTGCGCTTCCACGCCGAGGAAGAAGCCAACGATGCCGAATTTGCCCGCCAGTTAGCCGCCAATGCCGATGCCTACGTCAACGATGCCTTCGGCACCGCCCACCGCGCCCACGCCTCCACCGAAGGCGTCACCCACCACCTCAGCCCCTGCGTAGGCGGCTACCTGATTGAGAAAGAGCTGGCCTATCTGCAAAACGCCATCGAGCAGCCGCAACGGCCCTTTGCCGCGATCGTGGGCGGCTCCAAGGTCTCCAGCAAGATTGGGGTCATCTCGACGCTGCTAGAAAAATGCGACAAGCTGCTGATCGGCGGCGGCATGAGCTTTACTTTCTACAAGGCGCGCGGCTACAGCGTGGGCAGCTCGCTGGTGGAAGAGGAAAAGCTGGATATGGCCAAAGATCTGGAGTTGCAGGCCCGCTCGCGCGGCGTGACGTTCATGCTGCCCACCGATGCAGTCGTGGCTGATCGCTTTGCCAACGACGCCAACACCCAAACCGTGAGCGCCGACGCCATCCCCGAAGGCTGGATGGGGCTCGACATTGGCCCGGATACGGTCGAGGCCTACAAGCAAGCCCTCTCGGATTGCCGAAGCGCCATTTGGAACGGGCCCATGGGCGTGTTCGAGATGGAGGCATTTGCCGCCGGTACCGAGGCGATCGCGCGCACCCTCGCCGATCTCACCAGCAGCCAGGGCCTCACCAGCATCATCGGCGGCGGCGATTCGGTCGCGGCCGTGGAAAACATGGGAGTTGCCGAGCGCATGAGCCACATCTCCACCGGCGGCGGCGCCAGCTTGGAGCTGATTGAGGGGCGCGAGCTGCCGGGCATTGCGGCGCTCGATAACGCCTAG
- a CDS encoding universal stress protein: MFQTILFPVDRSRETREAVETVVDLARKYDSRLVLLAAIERSETDSGEAEGEPSPQQAATELLQGYQHLLGQYDLEAETLQREGMPSFAICDVADEIGAELIVMGCRGVGISAEELAESVSNRTINFSPCPVLVIP, encoded by the coding sequence ATGTTCCAAACGATCTTGTTTCCGGTCGATCGCAGCCGCGAGACGCGCGAGGCCGTCGAGACGGTGGTCGATCTGGCGCGCAAGTACGACAGCCGCCTGGTACTGCTGGCCGCGATCGAACGCTCAGAAACCGATAGTGGCGAGGCCGAAGGCGAACCCTCGCCCCAGCAAGCGGCGACCGAGCTGCTCCAGGGCTACCAGCACTTGCTGGGCCAGTACGACCTCGAAGCCGAGACGCTACAGCGCGAGGGCATGCCCTCGTTTGCCATTTGCGATGTGGCCGATGAAATTGGGGCCGAGCTGATCGTCATGGGCTGCCGCGGCGTGGGCATTAGCGCCGAGGAGCTGGCCGAGAGCGTCAGCAACCGCACGATCAACTTTTCGCCCTGCCCGGTCTTGGTCATTCCCTAG
- a CDS encoding ribosome biogenesis GTPase YlqF, translating to MAIQWYPGHIAKAERQLKAQLRWIDVAIEVRDARIPLASHHPQLPAWLDNKPRLTVLNRMDAIPRARRQQWAVWFRARGERVWWTNAQQGSGVPALKKAAQALGEQANERRRQRGMRPRAVRAAALGFPNVGKSALINRLVGRKAAASARRAGVTRQLNWIRLARGLDLLDAPGVMPPQLDDPEAAMALAICGDIGEGAYDSERVAAATIDWLLALGWADALHQRYGIEASECGGEAALQALAERRFSGQTQQAADRILTDFRQGRLGAIALELPPSEP from the coding sequence ATGGCGATCCAGTGGTATCCTGGCCACATTGCCAAAGCCGAGCGGCAGCTCAAGGCGCAGCTGCGCTGGATCGATGTTGCCATTGAGGTGCGGGATGCCCGCATTCCGCTGGCCTCGCACCATCCGCAGTTGCCGGCGTGGCTGGACAACAAACCGCGGCTGACGGTCCTCAACCGCATGGATGCCATTCCCCGCGCGCGGCGCCAGCAGTGGGCAGTGTGGTTCCGGGCGCGCGGCGAGCGCGTCTGGTGGACCAACGCCCAGCAGGGCAGCGGGGTCCCAGCGCTCAAAAAGGCCGCCCAAGCCCTAGGGGAGCAAGCCAACGAACGCCGGCGCCAGCGCGGCATGCGCCCGCGCGCCGTCCGAGCGGCTGCCTTGGGGTTCCCCAATGTGGGCAAATCGGCGCTAATCAACCGACTGGTGGGCCGCAAAGCTGCTGCCAGCGCCCGGCGCGCCGGCGTGACGCGGCAGCTCAACTGGATCCGCTTGGCTCGGGGGCTGGACCTGCTGGATGCGCCCGGGGTCATGCCGCCCCAGCTAGACGACCCCGAGGCCGCCATGGCGCTCGCCATTTGCGGCGACATTGGCGAGGGAGCTTACGACAGCGAGCGGGTGGCGGCTGCCACCATCGACTGGCTGCTGGCGCTGGGCTGGGCGGATGCCTTGCACCAACGCTACGGCATTGAGGCGTCTGAGTGCGGCGGAGAGGCGGCGCTGCAGGCACTGGCCGAGCGCCGCTTTAGCGGCCAGACGCAGCAGGCAGCCGATCGCATCCTGACCGACTTTCGCCAGGGCCGCCTAGGGGCGATCGCGCTGGAGTTGCCCCCCAGCGAGCCCTAG